A section of the Castanea sativa cultivar Marrone di Chiusa Pesio chromosome 12, ASM4071231v1 genome encodes:
- the LOC142618664 gene encoding auxin transporter-like protein 3, whose amino-acid sequence MASEKVETVIAGNYLEMEREEGDSKSAKGKLSKLFWHGGSVYDAWFSCASNQVAQVLLTLPYSFSQLGMLSGILFQLFYGLMGSWTAYLISVLYVEYRTRKEREKVDFRNHVIQWFEVLDGLLGKHWRNVGLFFNCTFLLFGSVIQLIACASNIYYINDNLDKRTWTYIFGACCATTVFIPSFHNYRIWSFLGLMMTTYTAWYLTIASLLHGQVEGVKHSGPAKIVLYFTGATNILYTFGGHAVTVEIMHAMWKPQKFKLIYLIATLYVLTLTLPSASAVYWAFGDMLLTHSNALSLLPKTGFRDAAVILMLIHQFITFGFACTPLYFVWEKFIRVHDTKSLFKRAIARLPVVIPIWFLAIIFPFFGPINSTVGSLLVSFTVYIIPALAHMVTFASASARENAVERPPSFLGGWAGSYTMNIFVVVWVFVVGFGFGGWASMLNFIRQVDTFGLFTKCYQCPPHKA is encoded by the exons ATGGCTTCTGAGAAGGTTGAGACTGTTATAGCTGGAAACTACTTAGAAATGGAGAGGGAAGAAGGCGATTCCAAGTCAGCTAAAGGCAAATTATCAAAGCTATTTTGGCATGGAGGCTCGGTCTATGATGCCTGGTTTAGCTGTGCTTCTAACCAG gttgcgcAAGTGCTTCTCACACTGCCTTACTCATTTTCACAACTGGGGATGCTATCTGGAATCCTTTTTCAGCTTTTTTATGGGTTGATGGGAAGCTGGACTGCATATCTTATTAGTGTTCTTTATGTTGAGTACAGAActagaaaggagagagaaaaggttGATTTCAGGAATCATGTTATTCAG TGGTTTGAAGTTCTTGATGGGCTGTTGGGGAAACACTGGAGGAATGTAGGCCTCTTTTTCAACTGCACCTTTCTTCTATTTGGATCTGTAATTCAACTAATTGCATGTGCAAG CAACATATACTACATAAACGACAATCTTGACAAGAGAACTTGGACTTATATCTTTGGAGCATGTTGTGCAACAACTGTCTTCATCCCATCATTCCATAATTACAGAATTTGGTCATTCTTGGGACTTATGATGACTACTTACACTGCATGGTATCTCACCATTGCATCCCTACTCCATGGGCAG GTTGAGGGTGTGAAGCACTCAGGACCAGCTAAAATAGTTCTCTACTTCACTGGGGCCACCAACATTCTCTACACCTTTGGCGGACATGCTGTCACAGT CGAGATTATGCATGCAATGTGGAAGCCACAGAAGTTCAAGCTAATATACTTGATAGCAACACTCTATGTGCTAACCCTAACTTTACCATCAGCTTCAGCTGTATATTGGGCTTTTGGGGATATGCTCCTTACCCATTCCAATGCTCTCTCTTTGCTTCCTAAGACTGGATTCAGGGACGCTGCTGTCATCCTTATGCTTATTCACCAG TTCATAACATTTGGATTTGCTTGCACTCCTCTCTACTTTGTGTGGGAGAAATTCATTAGGGTGCATGACACCAAGAGCTTGTTCAAGAGAGCTATAGCTAGACTCCCAGTCGTAATCCCAATATGGTTCCTTGCCATCATATTCCCATTCTTTGGCCCCATCAACTCAACTGTTGGGTCTCTTCTGGTCAGCTTCACCGTTTACATAATTCCTGCCCTGGCACACATGGTGACCTTTGCGTCTGCATCGGCTCGAGAG AATGCAGTAGAGAGACCACCATCATTCTTAGGAGGTTGGGCAGGATCATATACAATGAACATCTTTGTAGTGGTATGGGTATTTGTggttggatttggatttggaggATGGGCAAGCATGCTCAATTTCATAAGACAAGTTGATACATTCGGTCTATTCACTAAGTGCTATCAGTGCCCCCCACACAAGGCTTGA